From the genome of Cydia strobilella chromosome 21, ilCydStro3.1, whole genome shotgun sequence, one region includes:
- the LOC134751076 gene encoding uncharacterized protein LOC134751076 isoform X1 gives MDDAMLVRLELIHERIVSLMAQSATREAVTEDELTKQIQLVEECSSRLTQELHFYIEKGSQISSESLKKFTKTQFQSDEWRVEMKALLKNSSVTLNTAKLPKLSLPKFKGETLRWAEFWDRFKSNVHDKALPDAEKMAYLVGCLEEEALQAVEGLGITELNYNVTLEILKERFGNQQKVIDAHYDAINNLQRAAHHATECRVNFNMIERHLRILQSLGETVNGNHLRSTILSKFPEKVVYELHLLTLTDNIDNIRSGLQKIITAMESAKESPVPSSSDKISTAALHITTHQRKGKQDYKRISHKKRFLKRKLPESTEMLKNYNKKPKMACIFCQGAHYNASCTVVKDINDRKKKLGKRCYICFKEGHRTTTCHNRKPCYFCKGNHNQALCPQKPGTCNNIIELSMASISLSKNNDISIKHDYRSYSQTAIVEVGQKNSNRTKTRRLMLDNGSGRSYITRKLAKELDLAADQEDELMVFVFGADDPVNISSPSADIQIITRRGIRRDIRVNIVRRIANYLGPPMSMDGIDGVDVVADDGSAREEPQLLIGGDYCYSFYRKEMLLLKEHLYLIDTDFGWMIAGKVQQEEKNNTLSVIMYCQCQGSVIPYFVTPDLPLREPDIRFLWALESIGIVDSPKITREEEAIKHFNETVKYEDKRYQVKWPWITYPPDLPTNYGLAYGRLSSLIRRLEQDAMEEYDSILREQLTAGVIEVIDPSEIVSKTHPVHYLAHHIILPKGKKGRVVYDGSAKLKNSKSLNECMYRGPSMLEDLTALLLRFRVNKIGITADVEKAFLQVGLQQEDRDVTRFLWLKDPKQGVTEKNLLYLRFCRVPFGVISSPFLLTATIRHHLSQGDQNLMSEIAERTYVDNLVTGTDTLEEARELVNKTRATFTELSMNIREWTSNNKLLLKSIPKQFRSKDTESTKVLGLTWHMGKDTLKLRLGDVLSDTKQDKTTTTKRGILRTLASLYDPCGFAAPLILPAKLLLQELWKRKEKWDSQLPEDLKEEWQKAVSALQTADEIEIPRYVGLSPNEDTECELHCFTDASKRAYSAVVYLRIVNKEDKSTKVRLIMAKSRVTPINHTEDLKIPKLELLGFVIGKRLLTYVKNTLRIDLKRLCLWSDSEIVLYWMKSEKLLPPFVCRRINEIKQNKDIEPRYVNTELNPADLATRPELWHTKKELWFNGPQFLSLSEEGWPKLQEHGQSVLFAGTDSIIDTMETDMSSQAEESVRGTIEQENTEGMTIDIENIENNGQMQVSATGVDFNCTEIKNLQKLHFPQEAAGKETSLSRNLGLFVDMDGLLRCKGRLMNTMCSYDTKYPILIPKNSEFTDRLILETHQRYYHVGTPHTLSIIRQKYWIPQGRAKVQRIIRKCQQCVKHGGGPYKLPPTPALPAERANYSAPFTYTGIDYFGPILVTENGQMRKRWICLYTCLAVRAIHMEVVKDLTAEECLLAMRRFISTRGRPELIVSDNALQFKLTAELLSNTYFMDNKIRWKFIPQLSPWHGGFYERLVGIVKNCMKRTLKKRILNDSQLSTVVKEIEAVANSRPLTCVGSDIEYVLRPADFLTYGKCIAIEPSIQNPYPGGSVTKENLIEGWKKGQIILEEFKRMFLGQYLCSLRERYQHSHKEPRVKTHQSPHIGDIVQIKGDSKNRENWKVGKIISLERGADGECRVAKVNVEGKEFIRSIGHLYPLEVEEARLEVAGTQERIQVNPDVRETEESSLHGITEISEIETRYPERESTEQVPPEIAVEDDVILETNGLDKILTPEERVHENGIGEHSKEVTEGDEDVGRVETVKCQ, from the exons ATGGACGATGCCATGCTAGTTCGTCTAGAACTAATCCATGAGCGCATAGTGAGTTTGATGGCACAAAGCGCCACCAGAGAAGCAGTCACTGAAGATGAATTGACTAAACAGATTCAGTTGGTAGAGGAGTGCAGCTCAAGGCTCACACAGGAGTTACATTTTTACATTGAGAAAGGTAGTCAAATTTCAAgtgagagtttaaaaaaatttaccAAGACACAGTTTCAGTCTGACGAATGGAGGGTAGAGATGAAAGCCCTGTTAAAAAATTCTTCAGTCACACTTAACACTGCCAAATTACCAAAACTTTCTCTTCCAAAATTCAAGGGAGAAACTCTACGGTGGGCAGAGTTTTGGGATCGTTTCAAGAGTAATGTTCACGACAAGGCCTTGCCTGATGCAGAAAAGATGGCATACCTAGTCGGCTGCCTAGAAGAAGAGGCTCTTCAGGCAGTTGAAGGCCTCGGGATAACTGAATTAAATTACAACGTAACATTAGAAATACTAAAAGAAAGGTTTGGGAACCAGCAAAAAGTTATCGATGCTCACTACGATGCCATCAATAACCTTCAAAGAGCAGCGCACCATGCCACAGAGTGCAGagtaaattttaatatgatagAGAGACATCTAAGAATCCTACAAAGTTTAGGAGAAACCGTAAATGGGAATCATTTAAGGTCTACCATTCTTTCCAAATTCCCTGAGAAGGTGGTATATGAATTACACCTATTAACGCTGactgataatattgataacatACGAAGCGgcttacaaaaaattataactgCAATGGAGAGTGCCAAAGAAAGCCCCGTCCCAAGTAGTAGTGACAAAATTTCTACAGCAGCACTACATATAACCACCCATCAGAGGAAAGGGAAACAGGACTACAAGAGAATATCCCATAAAAAGAGATTTCTTAAACGGAAACTACCGGAGAGTACAGAGatgttaaaaaattataataagaaaCCTAAGATGGCTTGCATTTTTTGCCAAGGAGCACACTACAATGCATCCTGCACAGTAGTTAAGGATATCAATGACAGGAAAAAGAAACTCGGCAAAAGATGTTACATTTGCTTCAAGGAAGGACATAGAACAACAACATGTCACAATAGGAAGCCATGTTACTTCTGCAAAGGAAATCATAATCAAGCTTTATGTCCACAAAAGCCAGGTAcgtgtaataatattatagagttATCCATGGCATCTATATCATTGTCAAAAAATAATGACATCTCTATTAAACATGATTATCGTTCTTACTCACAGACGGCAATAGTGGAGGTGGGGCAGAAGAACTCAAACAGAACTAAGACAAGGAGGCTGATGCTTGACAATGGCAGTGGTCGCAGCTATATTACCAGGAAGCTTGCAAAAGAACTTGACTTAGCGGCAGATCAGGAAGATGAATTAATGGTATTTGTCTTCGGTGCTGATGACCCAGTTAACATTTCCAGCCCATCAGCTGACATCCAAATCATAACAAGAAGAGGTATCAGAAGAGATATTCGAGTGAACATTGTGCGCCGTATAGCAAATTATCTTGGTCCTCCTATGAGTATGGATGGAATTGATGGAGTGGATGTTGTAGCTGATGATGGGTCTGCTAGAGAAGAACCACAACTTTTGATAGGTGGTGACTATTGTTATTCATTTTACAGAAAGGAAATGTTATTGCTGAAGGAGCACTTATATTTAATTGACACAGATTTTGGCTGGATGATTGCCGGCAAGGTCCAACAAGAAGAGAAAAACAATACACTATCTGTCATCATGTACTGCCAATGCCAAGGATCAGTAATACCCTATTTTGTAACACCAGACTTGCCTCTCCGGGAACCGGACATCAGGTTTCTATGGGCCTTAGAAAGTATTGGGATTGTAGACTCTCCTAAGATAACTAGAGAGGAAGAGGCGATCAAACACTTTAACGAAACGGTCAAATATGAAGATAAGAGATATCAGGTGAAGTGGCCTTGGATAACATACCCACCTGACTTACCCACTAACTATGGTCTTGCTTATGGGAGACTGTCAAGCTTAATTCGAAGATTAGAACAAGATGCCATGGAAGAGTATGATAGCATTCTGAGAGAACAACTAACTGCAGGGGTTATAGAAGTTATAGATCCCTCAGAAATTGTTTCTAAGACACATCCTGTTCACTATCTTGCCCATCATATTATTCTTCCGAAAGGAAAGAAGGGGCGTGTTGTGTATGATGGTTCGGCTAAACTTAAGAATAGTAAGAGCCTCAATGAATGCATGTACAGAGGACCTTCGATGCTTGAAGACTTGACCGCTCTCCTTTTGAGATTCAGAGTCAACAAGATTGGAATTACAGCGGATGTAGAAAAGGCCTTTCTTCAGGTAGGACTACAACAGGAGGATAGAGATGTGACCAGGTTTTTATGGCTTAAGGACCCCAAACAAGGAGTGACTGAGAAGAACCTTCTCTATCTGCGCTTCTGTCGTGTCCCATTTGGGGTAATATCCAGTCCATTTTTGTTGACGGCTACGATTCGACATCATTTGTCACAGGGTGACCAGAACCTTATGTCAGAAATAGCAGAAAGAACTTACGTGGACAACTTAGTCACAGGAACAGACACGTTAGAGGAAGCTCGTGAACTTGTAAACAAGACTAGGGCGACGTTCACAGAATTGTCAATGAATATAAGAGAATGGACATCCAACAACAAACTATTGTTGAAGAGCATTCCAAAACAGTTTCGATCAAAAGACACTGAATCGACAAAGGTATTAGGACTTACCTGGCACATGGGAAAGGATACCCTGAAACTAAGGTTGGGTGATGTGCTATCTGATACAAAGCAAGACAagacaactacaacaaaacGAGGGATATTGCGAACTCTTGCTTCATTATATGATCCTTGCGGATTCGCGGCACCCTTAATTTTGCCTGCAAAACTTCTTCTTCAAGAACTAtggaaaaggaaagaaaaatgGGATTCTCAATTGCCAGAGGACTTAAAGGAAGAATGGCAGAAGGCAGTAAGTGCTTTACAGACTGCCGATGAAATAGAAATACCCAGATATGTTGGCCTGTCACCAAATGAAGACACAGAATGTGAACTTCATTGTTTCACTGACGCATCTAAAAGAGCCTACTCAGCTGTAGTATATCTGAGGATAGTGAATAAGGAAGATAAGAGCACTAAAGTCAGGCTCATAATGGCTAAATCCCGGGTTACCCCGATAAACCACACGGAAGACCTCAAAATCCCAAAATTGGAATTACTTGGATTCGTCATAGGGAAGCGACTCTTAACTTATGTAAAGAACACCCTTAGAATAGACTTGAAGCGACTATGCCTTTGGTCCGACAGTGAAATAGTTTTATACTGGATGAAATCGGAAAAGTTGTTGCCTCCATTCGTTTGCAGAAGAATAAACGAAATTAAACAGAATAAAGACATAGAACCTAGATATGTCAATACAGAATTGAACCCTGCAGATCTAGCAACACGACCGGAACTCTGGCATACGAAGAAGGAATTGTGGTTCAATGGACCTCAATTTCTTTCGCTGAGTGAGGAGGGCTGGCCAAAGTTGCAAGAACATGGCCAGTCAGTTCTTTTTGCAGGAACCGATTCAATAATAGATACCATGGAGACGGACATGTCATCTCAAGCAGAAGAATCAGTCAGAGGAACCATAGAACAGGAAAATACAGAAGGAATGACGATAGATATAGAGAATATAGAAAACAATGGCCAGATGCAAGTTTCGGCCACCGGAGTTGATTTTAACTGCACAGAGATAaagaatttacaaaaattacacttcCCACAAGAGGCAGCAGGCAAGGAAACGAGCCTATCAAGGAATTTAGGACTATTTGTGGATATGGATGGATTATTAAGATGTAAAGGTCGGCTTATGAACACAATGTGTTCATATGACACCAAATATCCGATATTGATACCTAAGAACTCGGAATTTACAGACAGACTGATTCTGGAGACTCATCAGAGATACTATCATGTGGGAACCCCACATACACTGAGCATTATTCGCCAGAAATACTGGATTCCTCAAGGAAGAGCGAAGGTTCAGCGAATCATAAGAAAATGCCAACAGTGTGTTAAACATGGAGGTGGTCCCTACAAACTTCCCCCCACACCAGCACTGCCAGCAGAACGTGCTAATTATAGTGCTCCTTTCACATACACTGGCATCGACTATTTTGGGCCCATCCTTGTTACGGAGAACGGACAGATGAGAAAAAGATGGATTTGTCTGTATACTTGTCTGGCTGTACGCGCAATTCACATGGAAGTAGTTAAGGATTTAACTGCGGAGGAATGTTTACTTGCAATGAGAAGATTCATATCTACCAGAGGAAGACCAGAACTCATCGTCTCAGACAATGCATTACAGTTTAAATTAACTGCAGAATTATTGTCAAACACATACTTCATGGACAATAAAATAAGGTGGAAGTTTATCCCTCAGCTCAGTCCATGGCATGGAGGGTTTTATGAAAGGCTGGTCGGCATCGTGAAGAATTGCATGAAGAGAaccttaa AAAAGAGAATTCTAAATGACTCACAGCTGAGTACAGTTGTCAAAGAAATCGAAGCTGTGGCTAATTCACGTCCACTTACTTGTGTTGGTTCAGACATAGAATATGTTTTAAGGCCGGCAGACTTTCTCACCTACGGGAAATGTATAGCGATTGAGCCTTCTATACAAAATCCGTATCCAGGTGGTTCCGTCACAAAAGAAAATCTAATAGAAGGATGGAAGAAGGGTCAAATTATACTAGAAGaatttaaaagaatgtttctGGGACAGTACCTATGCAGTCTACGTGAAAGGTACCAACATTCACACAAGGAACCCCGAGTTAAAACTCATCAAAGCCCTCATATTGGTGACATAGTCCAGATTAAGGGAGACTCGAAAAACAGAGAGAACTGGAAGGTAGGAAAAATCATCAGTTTGGAACGAGGCGCCGATGGAGAATGCAGAGTTGCAAAGGTCAATGTTGAAGGAAAAGAATTTATAAGGTCAATAGGTCACTTATATCCATTAGAAGTGGAAGAGGCTAGACTGGAAGTTGCAGGAACACAAGAAAGAATTCAAGTAAATCCAGATGTACGGGAGACAGAGGAATCTTCACTACATGGAATCACAGAGATATCTGAAATAGAAACCAGATATCCTGAAAGGGAATCAACAGAACAGGTGCCACCAGAAATTGCAGTAGAGGATGATGTTATATTGGAGACCAATGGTTTAGACAAAATACTCACTCCCGAAGAACGGGTGCATGAAAATGGTATTGGTGAGCATAGTAAAGAGGTGACTGAAGGTGACGAAGACGTAGGGAGAGTAGAAACTGTCAAATGTCAATAA
- the LOC134751076 gene encoding uncharacterized protein LOC134751076 isoform X2 translates to MTGKRNSAKDVTFASRKDIEQQHVTIGSHVTSAKEIIIKLYVHKSQTAIVEVGQKNSNRTKTRRLMLDNGSGRSYITRKLAKELDLAADQEDELMVFVFGADDPVNISSPSADIQIITRRGIRRDIRVNIVRRIANYLGPPMSMDGIDGVDVVADDGSAREEPQLLIGGDYCYSFYRKEMLLLKEHLYLIDTDFGWMIAGKVQQEEKNNTLSVIMYCQCQGSVIPYFVTPDLPLREPDIRFLWALESIGIVDSPKITREEEAIKHFNETVKYEDKRYQVKWPWITYPPDLPTNYGLAYGRLSSLIRRLEQDAMEEYDSILREQLTAGVIEVIDPSEIVSKTHPVHYLAHHIILPKGKKGRVVYDGSAKLKNSKSLNECMYRGPSMLEDLTALLLRFRVNKIGITADVEKAFLQVGLQQEDRDVTRFLWLKDPKQGVTEKNLLYLRFCRVPFGVISSPFLLTATIRHHLSQGDQNLMSEIAERTYVDNLVTGTDTLEEARELVNKTRATFTELSMNIREWTSNNKLLLKSIPKQFRSKDTESTKVLGLTWHMGKDTLKLRLGDVLSDTKQDKTTTTKRGILRTLASLYDPCGFAAPLILPAKLLLQELWKRKEKWDSQLPEDLKEEWQKAVSALQTADEIEIPRYVGLSPNEDTECELHCFTDASKRAYSAVVYLRIVNKEDKSTKVRLIMAKSRVTPINHTEDLKIPKLELLGFVIGKRLLTYVKNTLRIDLKRLCLWSDSEIVLYWMKSEKLLPPFVCRRINEIKQNKDIEPRYVNTELNPADLATRPELWHTKKELWFNGPQFLSLSEEGWPKLQEHGQSVLFAGTDSIIDTMETDMSSQAEESVRGTIEQENTEGMTIDIENIENNGQMQVSATGVDFNCTEIKNLQKLHFPQEAAGKETSLSRNLGLFVDMDGLLRCKGRLMNTMCSYDTKYPILIPKNSEFTDRLILETHQRYYHVGTPHTLSIIRQKYWIPQGRAKVQRIIRKCQQCVKHGGGPYKLPPTPALPAERANYSAPFTYTGIDYFGPILVTENGQMRKRWICLYTCLAVRAIHMEVVKDLTAEECLLAMRRFISTRGRPELIVSDNALQFKLTAELLSNTYFMDNKIRWKFIPQLSPWHGGFYERLVGIVKNCMKRTLKKRILNDSQLSTVVKEIEAVANSRPLTCVGSDIEYVLRPADFLTYGKCIAIEPSIQNPYPGGSVTKENLIEGWKKGQIILEEFKRMFLGQYLCSLRERYQHSHKEPRVKTHQSPHIGDIVQIKGDSKNRENWKVGKIISLERGADGECRVAKVNVEGKEFIRSIGHLYPLEVEEARLEVAGTQERIQVNPDVRETEESSLHGITEISEIETRYPERESTEQVPPEIAVEDDVILETNGLDKILTPEERVHENGIGEHSKEVTEGDEDVGRVETVKCQ, encoded by the exons ATGACAGGAAAAAGAAACTCGGCAAAAGATGTTACATTTGCTTCAAGGAAGGACATAGAACAACAACATGTCACAATAGGAAGCCATGTTACTTCTGCAAAGGAAATCATAATCAAGCTTTATGTCCACAAAAGCCAG ACGGCAATAGTGGAGGTGGGGCAGAAGAACTCAAACAGAACTAAGACAAGGAGGCTGATGCTTGACAATGGCAGTGGTCGCAGCTATATTACCAGGAAGCTTGCAAAAGAACTTGACTTAGCGGCAGATCAGGAAGATGAATTAATGGTATTTGTCTTCGGTGCTGATGACCCAGTTAACATTTCCAGCCCATCAGCTGACATCCAAATCATAACAAGAAGAGGTATCAGAAGAGATATTCGAGTGAACATTGTGCGCCGTATAGCAAATTATCTTGGTCCTCCTATGAGTATGGATGGAATTGATGGAGTGGATGTTGTAGCTGATGATGGGTCTGCTAGAGAAGAACCACAACTTTTGATAGGTGGTGACTATTGTTATTCATTTTACAGAAAGGAAATGTTATTGCTGAAGGAGCACTTATATTTAATTGACACAGATTTTGGCTGGATGATTGCCGGCAAGGTCCAACAAGAAGAGAAAAACAATACACTATCTGTCATCATGTACTGCCAATGCCAAGGATCAGTAATACCCTATTTTGTAACACCAGACTTGCCTCTCCGGGAACCGGACATCAGGTTTCTATGGGCCTTAGAAAGTATTGGGATTGTAGACTCTCCTAAGATAACTAGAGAGGAAGAGGCGATCAAACACTTTAACGAAACGGTCAAATATGAAGATAAGAGATATCAGGTGAAGTGGCCTTGGATAACATACCCACCTGACTTACCCACTAACTATGGTCTTGCTTATGGGAGACTGTCAAGCTTAATTCGAAGATTAGAACAAGATGCCATGGAAGAGTATGATAGCATTCTGAGAGAACAACTAACTGCAGGGGTTATAGAAGTTATAGATCCCTCAGAAATTGTTTCTAAGACACATCCTGTTCACTATCTTGCCCATCATATTATTCTTCCGAAAGGAAAGAAGGGGCGTGTTGTGTATGATGGTTCGGCTAAACTTAAGAATAGTAAGAGCCTCAATGAATGCATGTACAGAGGACCTTCGATGCTTGAAGACTTGACCGCTCTCCTTTTGAGATTCAGAGTCAACAAGATTGGAATTACAGCGGATGTAGAAAAGGCCTTTCTTCAGGTAGGACTACAACAGGAGGATAGAGATGTGACCAGGTTTTTATGGCTTAAGGACCCCAAACAAGGAGTGACTGAGAAGAACCTTCTCTATCTGCGCTTCTGTCGTGTCCCATTTGGGGTAATATCCAGTCCATTTTTGTTGACGGCTACGATTCGACATCATTTGTCACAGGGTGACCAGAACCTTATGTCAGAAATAGCAGAAAGAACTTACGTGGACAACTTAGTCACAGGAACAGACACGTTAGAGGAAGCTCGTGAACTTGTAAACAAGACTAGGGCGACGTTCACAGAATTGTCAATGAATATAAGAGAATGGACATCCAACAACAAACTATTGTTGAAGAGCATTCCAAAACAGTTTCGATCAAAAGACACTGAATCGACAAAGGTATTAGGACTTACCTGGCACATGGGAAAGGATACCCTGAAACTAAGGTTGGGTGATGTGCTATCTGATACAAAGCAAGACAagacaactacaacaaaacGAGGGATATTGCGAACTCTTGCTTCATTATATGATCCTTGCGGATTCGCGGCACCCTTAATTTTGCCTGCAAAACTTCTTCTTCAAGAACTAtggaaaaggaaagaaaaatgGGATTCTCAATTGCCAGAGGACTTAAAGGAAGAATGGCAGAAGGCAGTAAGTGCTTTACAGACTGCCGATGAAATAGAAATACCCAGATATGTTGGCCTGTCACCAAATGAAGACACAGAATGTGAACTTCATTGTTTCACTGACGCATCTAAAAGAGCCTACTCAGCTGTAGTATATCTGAGGATAGTGAATAAGGAAGATAAGAGCACTAAAGTCAGGCTCATAATGGCTAAATCCCGGGTTACCCCGATAAACCACACGGAAGACCTCAAAATCCCAAAATTGGAATTACTTGGATTCGTCATAGGGAAGCGACTCTTAACTTATGTAAAGAACACCCTTAGAATAGACTTGAAGCGACTATGCCTTTGGTCCGACAGTGAAATAGTTTTATACTGGATGAAATCGGAAAAGTTGTTGCCTCCATTCGTTTGCAGAAGAATAAACGAAATTAAACAGAATAAAGACATAGAACCTAGATATGTCAATACAGAATTGAACCCTGCAGATCTAGCAACACGACCGGAACTCTGGCATACGAAGAAGGAATTGTGGTTCAATGGACCTCAATTTCTTTCGCTGAGTGAGGAGGGCTGGCCAAAGTTGCAAGAACATGGCCAGTCAGTTCTTTTTGCAGGAACCGATTCAATAATAGATACCATGGAGACGGACATGTCATCTCAAGCAGAAGAATCAGTCAGAGGAACCATAGAACAGGAAAATACAGAAGGAATGACGATAGATATAGAGAATATAGAAAACAATGGCCAGATGCAAGTTTCGGCCACCGGAGTTGATTTTAACTGCACAGAGATAaagaatttacaaaaattacacttcCCACAAGAGGCAGCAGGCAAGGAAACGAGCCTATCAAGGAATTTAGGACTATTTGTGGATATGGATGGATTATTAAGATGTAAAGGTCGGCTTATGAACACAATGTGTTCATATGACACCAAATATCCGATATTGATACCTAAGAACTCGGAATTTACAGACAGACTGATTCTGGAGACTCATCAGAGATACTATCATGTGGGAACCCCACATACACTGAGCATTATTCGCCAGAAATACTGGATTCCTCAAGGAAGAGCGAAGGTTCAGCGAATCATAAGAAAATGCCAACAGTGTGTTAAACATGGAGGTGGTCCCTACAAACTTCCCCCCACACCAGCACTGCCAGCAGAACGTGCTAATTATAGTGCTCCTTTCACATACACTGGCATCGACTATTTTGGGCCCATCCTTGTTACGGAGAACGGACAGATGAGAAAAAGATGGATTTGTCTGTATACTTGTCTGGCTGTACGCGCAATTCACATGGAAGTAGTTAAGGATTTAACTGCGGAGGAATGTTTACTTGCAATGAGAAGATTCATATCTACCAGAGGAAGACCAGAACTCATCGTCTCAGACAATGCATTACAGTTTAAATTAACTGCAGAATTATTGTCAAACACATACTTCATGGACAATAAAATAAGGTGGAAGTTTATCCCTCAGCTCAGTCCATGGCATGGAGGGTTTTATGAAAGGCTGGTCGGCATCGTGAAGAATTGCATGAAGAGAaccttaa AAAAGAGAATTCTAAATGACTCACAGCTGAGTACAGTTGTCAAAGAAATCGAAGCTGTGGCTAATTCACGTCCACTTACTTGTGTTGGTTCAGACATAGAATATGTTTTAAGGCCGGCAGACTTTCTCACCTACGGGAAATGTATAGCGATTGAGCCTTCTATACAAAATCCGTATCCAGGTGGTTCCGTCACAAAAGAAAATCTAATAGAAGGATGGAAGAAGGGTCAAATTATACTAGAAGaatttaaaagaatgtttctGGGACAGTACCTATGCAGTCTACGTGAAAGGTACCAACATTCACACAAGGAACCCCGAGTTAAAACTCATCAAAGCCCTCATATTGGTGACATAGTCCAGATTAAGGGAGACTCGAAAAACAGAGAGAACTGGAAGGTAGGAAAAATCATCAGTTTGGAACGAGGCGCCGATGGAGAATGCAGAGTTGCAAAGGTCAATGTTGAAGGAAAAGAATTTATAAGGTCAATAGGTCACTTATATCCATTAGAAGTGGAAGAGGCTAGACTGGAAGTTGCAGGAACACAAGAAAGAATTCAAGTAAATCCAGATGTACGGGAGACAGAGGAATCTTCACTACATGGAATCACAGAGATATCTGAAATAGAAACCAGATATCCTGAAAGGGAATCAACAGAACAGGTGCCACCAGAAATTGCAGTAGAGGATGATGTTATATTGGAGACCAATGGTTTAGACAAAATACTCACTCCCGAAGAACGGGTGCATGAAAATGGTATTGGTGAGCATAGTAAAGAGGTGACTGAAGGTGACGAAGACGTAGGGAGAGTAGAAACTGTCAAATGTCAATAA